The sequence TCCGGCCGTTCCTCGCCGGCCTGCTCCTGCTGGTCGTCATCCTCTTCCTGCCCGGTGGCCTGGCCAGCCTGCTCCCGCGCCGGACCCGCATGCCCTCCGGCGGCGCCGACGAGGACGCCACCGGCCTGGCCGGCCGCCGCCACCCGGCCGCCGGCGAGCCGGTCGTCACCCTCGCCGGCCTCGGCAAGGAGTACGGCGGGGTGCACGCCGTCCGCGGCGTGGACCTGGAGATCCGGGCCGGCGAGGTCGTCGGCCTGATCGGCCCCAACGGAGCCGGCAAGACGACGCTCGTGAACATGATCAGCGGTCTGGTGCCGCCCAGCTCGGGCAGCGCCACGGTGCTCGGGACGGCGGTCGGCAGCACGCCGGTGCACCGGATCGCGGCGGCGGGCGTGAGCCGTACGTTCCAGCACTCCAAGCTGTTCAACCGGCTGTCGGCGCTGGAGAACGTGCTCGTCGGCGCCCACCTGGTCAGCCGGCCGACCTTCCTGCGACGGCTGCTCTGGCTGCCGTCGGCGCGCCGCGACGAGCGGGCCGCGATGCGGCAGGCGGCCCGCTGCCTGGCGCGTGTCGGGCTGACCGACCTCGCCGCCTCCCGGGCGGAGGCGCTGTCCTACGGCGACCAGCGCAGGCTCGAGATCGCCCGCGCGCTGGCCTCCGACCCGTCCCTGCTGATCCTGGACGAGCCGGCCGCGGGGATGAACCACGTCGAGGCCGGACGGCTGTCGGAGCTGATCAGGTCGCTGGCGCGGGACGGGCTGACCATCCTGTTCATCGAGCACAACGTCGGCATGGTGCTGCAGACCTGCACCCGGGTGGTCGTCCTGAACTTCGGCGAGGTCATCGCCAGCGGTGCGCCGGACCAGGTCGCCGCCGACCCGGCCGTCATCGAGGCCTACCTGGGCTCGGCCGAGGACGACGAGGACGGCGGCCCGGTCGCGGGTGCGGCCCGTGCGGGCGCGACCGCCGCCGGGACCGGCGACGCACCGCCGGACGCGGTCGCGAACCTGCGGCCCGGTGCCGCCGGCACCCTGGACACACCGGACACCACCCCGAGGGATGCGACATGAGCGACCCCATCCTCACCGTGGACGGCCTGCGGGTGACCTACGGGCGGGTCGAGGCGGTCCGGGACGTCTCCTTCCGGGCCGAGCAGGGCTCGCTCGTGACGCTGGTCGGCGCGAACGGGGCCGGCAAGTCCTCGGTCATCAACGCCGTCTCCGGCATGCTGCGGCCGGCCGGCGGGCGGATCACCTTCGAGGGTCAGGACATCACCCGCACCCCGGCGCACAAGCTGGTGGGCCGGGGGTTGGTGCAGGTGCCCGAGGGGCGGCAGATCCTTGCCACGCTGACCATCGAGGAGAACCTCCAGATGGGCACGTGGCACTCCGGGAAGGGCGGCGCGAGCTCCGTCGACGCGATGTACGACCGGTTCCCGGTCCTGGCCGAGCGACGGGCGCTGCCGGCCGGTGCGCTGTCCGGTGGCGAGCAGCAGATGCTGGCCATCGCGCGCGCCCTGGTCGCCGGGCCGAAGGTGATGCTGATGGACGAGCCGTCGATGGGGCTGGCGCCCAAGATCGTCGACGAGGTGTTCCGCGTCATCGAGGAGATCCGCGCGTCGGGCACCACGGTAGTGCTGGTGGAGCAGAACGCCCGCCGGGCGCTGCGCGCCGCCGACCACGGGTACGTGCTGCAGAGCGGGGAGGTCGTGCACTCGGGCCCGGCCGGCGAGCTGCTCGCCGACGAGCGCATCGTGCAGGCGTACCTGGGCGTCGAGAGCGGCCGCTGACGGCCGCCGTGCTGGAACGGCTCCCGTGCAGGGTCCCGCTGCGAGCGCAGCGAGTGGTGGGGGGCACGGGGGTCCTCTTAGGGTCGGGGCGTGACCGACTGCCTGTTCTGCCGCATGGTCGCCGGTGAGATCCCCGCCGACGTCGTCCACCGGACCGACCGGGTGCTCGCCTTCCGCGACATCAACCCGCAGGCCGCGACCCACGTGCTGGTCATCCCCACCGACCACCACCCGACCGCCGGGGCGCTGGCCGAGGCCGATCCCACGCTGATGGGCGAGGTCGTCGCCGCTGCGCACGCGGTGGCCCGGCAGGAGGGGTTGGTCACCGGGGACGGTGCCGAGCCCGGCTACCGGCTGGTGGCCAACACCGGCCCGGCGGCGGGGCAGACCGTCCACCACGTCCACCTCCACGTGCTCGGGGGCCGCGACCTCGGCTGGCCGCCCGGCTGAGGCTTCGTCCGGGACGCCCGTGCCTGCGGGTGGAGGGGTGTGCTGAGAGGGTGTGGGCATGGCCGAGACTCCTGCCCCCCTCCGCATCGAGCGCGACGGTGACGTCGCCGTCGTCGTCCTGGACAACCCGCCGCTGAACCTTTTCGACGCTGCGACGTTCGACGCGATGGAGAGCGTGGCCGCCGAGCTGGTGGCCCTGACGGACCCGGCCCGGCCCGACCGGGCCCGCGCCGTGCTCGTCGAAGCGCGCGGCAAGGTGGTGTCCGGTGGGGTCGACGTCACCTACTTCCGCGACATCGCCGAAGGCCCCGAGCCGGCCCGGCGCGGCGGCGAGCTGTGGGCCCGCCTGCTCCGGGTGGCCAACACCTTCGAGGACCTCCCGGTCCCGACGGTCTTCGCCGCGCACGGCCTGTGCCTGACCGCGGCCTTCGAGCTGGCCCTGTCCTGCGACATCCTCCTGGCCGCGGAGAAGGCGTCCTTCGGCCTGGTCGAGATCGTCGTGGGCCTCACGCCGTCGATGGGCGGGCCGCAGCGACTGGCCGAGCGCGCCGGCCCGGCCCGCGCCAAGGAGCTCGTCTACACCGGCGAGCGCTACCCGGCCGCGGTCCTCGAGCGCTGGAACGTGGTGAACCGGGTGCTGCCCGACGAGGGCTTCGCCGACGCCGCCCGCGCCTACGCGCAGCGGGTCGCCGCCGGACCCACCGTGGCGCACGCGGCCACCAAGCGGCTGGCCGGCGTCGCCGTCCGCGAGGGCGCCCGCGCGGCGGACGCCCTGGTGCCGGAGATCTCCGGGCCGCTGTTCGCCACCGAGGACCTCCGCGGGGCCGTGGCGTCCTTCCTGACCGACGGGCCGGGGAAGGCGAGCTACACCGGCCGCTGACCTGGACGGGTGGACCGCGATTCGGGGAGTCGCGCGCGGGTAGAGTCGATCGGGTCCTAGTGCGCTCGCCGCACACCGCCGTCGCAGGAAGGCAGGG is a genomic window of Blastococcus sp. HT6-30 containing:
- a CDS encoding branched-chain amino acid ABC transporter ATP-binding protein/permease translates to MLGQYATTLTFIALGAIFAYSFYAVLIAGQLSLGQAGFASLAAFSGAYLAPSGADVGDVPALLIAVAIGMSVGALGAVVLGLPTMHLRGVFLAIATLGFAEAVRVVLLNQEWTGGAQGLGVPRILTVGMAWTALALVAYWFWRMGRSRYGRALEAIREDELAARSMGIDVGRHRLAAFVTAGAVAGLYGVLYAYYVRLIAPNDFDFTAAVEGLVTAVVGGSTMFLGPLLGSGFQTLVPEVQRAVGVEAGWIRPFLAGLLLLVVILFLPGGLASLLPRRTRMPSGGADEDATGLAGRRHPAAGEPVVTLAGLGKEYGGVHAVRGVDLEIRAGEVVGLIGPNGAGKTTLVNMISGLVPPSSGSATVLGTAVGSTPVHRIAAAGVSRTFQHSKLFNRLSALENVLVGAHLVSRPTFLRRLLWLPSARRDERAAMRQAARCLARVGLTDLAASRAEALSYGDQRRLEIARALASDPSLLILDEPAAGMNHVEAGRLSELIRSLARDGLTILFIEHNVGMVLQTCTRVVVLNFGEVIASGAPDQVAADPAVIEAYLGSAEDDEDGGPVAGAARAGATAAGTGDAPPDAVANLRPGAAGTLDTPDTTPRDAT
- a CDS encoding ABC transporter ATP-binding protein; translated protein: MSDPILTVDGLRVTYGRVEAVRDVSFRAEQGSLVTLVGANGAGKSSVINAVSGMLRPAGGRITFEGQDITRTPAHKLVGRGLVQVPEGRQILATLTIEENLQMGTWHSGKGGASSVDAMYDRFPVLAERRALPAGALSGGEQQMLAIARALVAGPKVMLMDEPSMGLAPKIVDEVFRVIEEIRASGTTVVLVEQNARRALRAADHGYVLQSGEVVHSGPAGELLADERIVQAYLGVESGR
- a CDS encoding histidine triad nucleotide-binding protein, with protein sequence MTDCLFCRMVAGEIPADVVHRTDRVLAFRDINPQAATHVLVIPTDHHPTAGALAEADPTLMGEVVAAAHAVARQEGLVTGDGAEPGYRLVANTGPAAGQTVHHVHLHVLGGRDLGWPPG
- a CDS encoding enoyl-CoA hydratase/isomerase family protein, with translation MAETPAPLRIERDGDVAVVVLDNPPLNLFDAATFDAMESVAAELVALTDPARPDRARAVLVEARGKVVSGGVDVTYFRDIAEGPEPARRGGELWARLLRVANTFEDLPVPTVFAAHGLCLTAAFELALSCDILLAAEKASFGLVEIVVGLTPSMGGPQRLAERAGPARAKELVYTGERYPAAVLERWNVVNRVLPDEGFADAARAYAQRVAAGPTVAHAATKRLAGVAVREGARAADALVPEISGPLFATEDLRGAVASFLTDGPGKASYTGR